The following proteins are co-located in the Caldivirga sp. genome:
- a CDS encoding DNA topoisomerase has translation MDKLIVAEKNSVAKAIAQYLAEGGYTLRRVGSVPVYFFKVNGEYWASMGLRGHILDFDFEHSYNNWNSVEPGKLLDLEPVMVIRGWDRPYVMALIELSKQAKEVILALDSDVEGEAIAYEVMLVARLRKSTLRFRRALFSAVTRDDIRRAFSRLTTLNVNLAKKVFTRMVLDLKYGATFTRLLTLSAKSSKAPLNRGEFLSYGPCQTPVLNLVVQRALERENFKPEIYYKIKLTIEVNGELIELESIDKFKGLKEAQEALSRVKAGKAVVKDVEAKRVHVNPPKPLDTIELERRSSRFLNIRSKQTLDIAEELYRQGYISYPRTETNVYPPTLDLRGILRNLSSTSTYGQYARQLMAGELRPTAGKDNDNAHPPIHPVKAADKAELMARFRDFKYWIIYDLVVRHFLATLSPPALVEEQRLVVDAGGVLFEASGLRIINDGYFVIYPFEKPKANPLPLTALRVGMQVTVKDSKIVKRKTTPPPYLSESELLRLMRKYGIGTDATMQDHIHTNVKRRYFKIIKGQCVPTPLGKALITSLSKYAPTLIDPGFRSRMESMLSLIGSGKELPSSVRRRLEEEAVKVYASMKPNAHQLGEELAKALRSMVNENNN, from the coding sequence ATGGATAAGCTAATTGTAGCTGAAAAGAATAGTGTTGCCAAGGCAATAGCCCAATACTTAGCTGAGGGTGGGTACACGTTAAGGAGGGTGGGTAGTGTACCAGTCTACTTCTTTAAGGTTAATGGGGAGTATTGGGCATCCATGGGCTTAAGGGGGCACATTCTTGACTTCGACTTTGAGCACTCCTACAATAATTGGAACAGCGTGGAGCCTGGTAAGCTCCTTGACCTTGAACCAGTCATGGTGATTAGAGGGTGGGATAGGCCGTATGTAATGGCTTTAATTGAATTATCGAAGCAGGCTAAGGAGGTTATACTTGCCCTTGACTCAGATGTTGAGGGTGAGGCCATAGCATACGAGGTAATGCTTGTGGCTAGGCTTAGGAAAAGCACGTTAAGGTTTAGGAGGGCCTTATTCTCAGCGGTAACCAGGGATGATATTAGGAGGGCCTTCAGCAGGTTAACGACGCTTAACGTGAACCTAGCTAAGAAGGTCTTCACCAGGATGGTGCTTGACCTTAAGTATGGTGCAACCTTCACTCGGTTATTAACCCTAAGCGCCAAGTCAAGTAAGGCACCGTTAAATAGGGGGGAGTTCTTAAGCTATGGTCCCTGTCAAACACCAGTGCTTAATCTTGTTGTTCAAAGAGCCCTGGAGAGGGAGAACTTTAAGCCTGAGATTTACTACAAGATTAAACTAACAATTGAAGTCAACGGTGAATTAATTGAGCTTGAATCCATTGATAAGTTCAAGGGCCTTAAGGAGGCTCAGGAAGCATTAAGTAGGGTTAAGGCAGGTAAGGCTGTTGTTAAGGATGTTGAGGCTAAGAGGGTTCACGTTAATCCCCCTAAGCCCCTTGACACTATTGAGCTTGAGAGGAGGTCCAGTAGGTTCCTGAACATTAGGAGTAAGCAAACCCTGGATATTGCTGAGGAGCTTTACAGGCAGGGTTACATATCCTACCCTAGAACCGAGACTAACGTCTACCCACCTACCCTGGATTTAAGGGGTATCTTAAGGAACCTATCATCAACGTCAACCTACGGTCAATACGCAAGGCAGTTGATGGCTGGTGAATTAAGGCCCACTGCAGGTAAGGACAATGATAACGCCCATCCACCAATACACCCAGTTAAGGCTGCTGATAAGGCTGAGCTAATGGCCAGGTTCAGGGACTTCAAGTACTGGATCATATACGACCTAGTGGTTAGGCACTTCCTAGCAACCCTAAGCCCCCCAGCATTAGTTGAGGAGCAGAGGCTTGTTGTTGACGCTGGTGGAGTGTTATTTGAGGCTTCAGGACTCAGGATAATTAACGATGGCTACTTCGTGATTTACCCCTTTGAGAAGCCTAAGGCTAATCCACTGCCGTTAACCGCCTTAAGGGTTGGTATGCAGGTTACCGTTAAGGATTCTAAGATTGTTAAGAGGAAAACCACACCTCCCCCATACTTGAGTGAGTCGGAGTTGCTTAGGTTAATGAGGAAGTACGGTATAGGTACTGACGCTACCATGCAGGATCACATACATACTAATGTTAAGAGGAGGTACTTTAAGATAATTAAGGGGCAATGTGTACCGACGCCGCTTGGTAAGGCGTTGATTACATCATTATCTAAATACGCCCCAACCCTAATAGACCCAGGCTTCAGGAGTAGGATGGAGTCAATGCTTTCACTTATTGGCTCAGGGAAGGAGCTGCCCAGTTCAGTGAGGAGGAGGCTTGAGGAGGAGGCTGTTAAAGTCTACGCCTCAATGAAGCCTAACGCTCATCAGCTTGGGGAGGAGTTGGCTAAGGCTTTGAGGAGCATGGTTAATGAGAATAATAATTAG